Within the Desulforegulaceae bacterium genome, the region AAGAAGTCCAGAAAGAAGAAGTCCAGAAAGAAGAAGTCCAGAAAGAAGAAGTCCAGAAAGAAGAAGTCCAGAAAGAAGAAGTCCAGAAAGAAGAAGTCCAGAAAGAAGAAGTCCAGAAAGAAGAAATCCAGGAAGAAGAAGTCCAGAAAGAAGAAGTCCAGAAAGAAGAAGTCCAGAAAGAAGAAATCCAGAAAGAAGAAATCCAGAAAGAAGAAATCCAGAAAGAAGAAGTCCAGAAAGAAGAAATCCAGAAAGAAGAAATCCAGAAAGAAGAAATCCAGGAAGAAGAAGTCCAGAAAGAAGAAGTCCAGAAAGAAGAAGTCCAGAAAGAAGAAGTCCAGAAAGAAGAAATCCAGAAAGAAGAAATCCAGAAAGAAGAAATCCAGAAAGAAGAAGTCCAGAAAGAAGAAGTCCAGAAAGAAACAGCTCTTTCAGAAGAAGAAATAGCACAAAGAATATCAGTATTTCAAAATGAACTTGCCATGATTTGTCCTGTTTGCAATGAGGGTAAAATTGTTGAAAATGAAACAGAAAAAGGAAAAGTTTTTTATGAGTGCACCAATAATTTATGCCATTTTATAAGCTGGGCAAAACCTTATCATTTCACCTGCCCTTTGTGTAGTAATCCGTTTTTAATAGAAGAGGTTTCAACTAATGGCTCAAAAGGGCTTAAATGTCAAAGGGCAACCTGCGATTATCGCCAAGAGGGCCTGGGAAATCCAGGCCTATTTGCAAAACCCAAAAAAAAGAAAAGGATTGTCAGAAGGGTTAGAAGAAAAAAATAAGAGTAAATTTTTTAATCAAGCACATGTTGTTTTGGGATTATAGTTGTGAATTCTCCTGTAAATACAAGCAAATCTTTAGAATAAACATTTACTTTGACAAAGATTTTATTTTTGTCGGTTTTTAAGACTACAGCATCTGCAATGATAAGGTCTCCTATTTTAAGCGGCTTTAAAAACTTAGATGAGGATGCTGAAAGTACTACAAGGGGATGATTAACACATAGCATTGCAGCATAATCAGCAAGCCCAAAAATAAATCCTCCGTGAATAAGTCCTTTTTCATCCGCTGCCATTTCTTTGGTAAGTTTTAATTCTACCTTGGCTTGGTTTTTTGTACATAAAACAGGAGTTCCGCAAAGTTTTTCGTTAATTAGTTTGTGAGTATTAATCTTTGATTTCAAAAATAAGTTCCTCCTCTGTATTTTTAAGCTCAGGTATTTTAAATTTAAAACATGAGCCTTTGTTTTCTTCGCTTTCTACCCAGATTTCCCCTTTA harbors:
- a CDS encoding PaaI family thioesterase gives rise to the protein MKSKINTHKLINEKLCGTPVLCTKNQAKVELKLTKEMAADEKGLIHGGFIFGLADYAAMLCVNHPLVVLSASSSKFLKPLKIGDLIIADAVVLKTDKNKIFVKVNVYSKDLLVFTGEFTTIIPKQHVLD